A stretch of the Neptunomonas phycophila genome encodes the following:
- a CDS encoding GntR family transcriptional regulator, whose amino-acid sequence MKNTMASPPERKRAQQDEAIYSHIFDAILEQKLAPGTRLSEEKLGELFGVSRTIIRRVLSRLSSEHIIELRPNRGAIVACPTVDEAVQVLFARRMAEKAIVELAAGRCSAKQIQQLRDHVSHEDDLFSKGDQGAAIRMSGEFHLLLATMAGNAPLEHFMRSLVSQTSLVIALYEIRGREHCAGDEHSQLIDVLEQGDKAKAVELMDVHMDHIEAKLRLDKAPDTLDSVFGHLQA is encoded by the coding sequence ATGAAAAATACAATGGCTTCTCCTCCTGAACGCAAACGTGCTCAACAAGATGAGGCTATTTACAGCCATATTTTTGATGCGATTTTAGAGCAGAAGTTGGCACCAGGAACACGCTTGAGTGAAGAAAAGCTTGGCGAGTTATTTGGTGTCAGTCGTACGATTATTCGTCGTGTGCTTTCACGTTTATCATCAGAGCATATAATAGAGCTGCGCCCTAACCGAGGGGCGATTGTTGCTTGCCCGACTGTGGATGAAGCGGTGCAGGTTTTATTCGCGCGGCGTATGGCTGAAAAAGCCATCGTTGAACTTGCCGCCGGCCGTTGTTCTGCTAAACAAATTCAACAATTGCGTGATCATGTGTCACATGAAGATGATTTATTTTCAAAAGGTGACCAAGGCGCCGCTATCCGTATGTCTGGCGAGTTTCACTTGTTATTGGCAACAATGGCCGGTAATGCGCCTCTCGAACATTTTATGCGTAGTCTGGTGTCGCAAACCTCGTTGGTTATAGCCTTGTACGAAATTAGGGGTAGAGAGCACTGTGCAGGTGATGAGCACAGCCAATTGATTGATGTTCTCGAGCAGGGAGATAAGGCTAAAGCGGTTGAGTTAATGGATGTGCACATGGACCACATTGAAGCCAAATTACGCTTGGATAAAGCGCCCGACACGTTAGATAGCGTATTCGGGCACTTGCAGGCTTAA